A DNA window from Camelina sativa cultivar DH55 chromosome 13, Cs, whole genome shotgun sequence contains the following coding sequences:
- the LOC104735353 gene encoding ADP,ATP carrier protein 2, mitochondrial: protein MVEQTQHPTILQKASSGQFLRSSVSQDVQGYASAFQSPATYQRRASYGNYSNAAFQYPLAAASRIATTTSPVFVQAPGEKGFTNFAIDFLMGGVSAAVSKTAAAPIERVKLLIQNQDEMLKAGRLSQPYKGIGDCFGRTIKDEGFGSLWRGNTANVIRYFPTQALNFAFKDYFKRLFNFKKDKDGYWKWFAGNLASGGAAGASSLLFVYSLDYARTRLANDSKSAKKGGERQFNGLVDVYKKTLRSDGIAGLYRGFNISCAGIIVYRGLYFGLYDSVKPVLLTGDMQDSFFASFALGWLITNGAGLASYPIDTVRRRMMMTSGEAVKYKSSMDAFQQILKNEGAKSLFKGAGANILRAIAGAGVLAGYDKLQLIVFGKKYGSGGASVTKSPSHL from the exons ATGGTTGAACAGACTCAGCACCCCACGATTCTGCAGAAGGCTTCTTCTGGCCAATTTTTGCGTTCTAGTGTTTCTCAGGATGTTCAGGGTTATGCTTCCGCGTTTCAGAGCCCTGCTACATACCAAAGGCGAGCATCATACGGAAACTACTCGAATGCTGCGTTTCAATATCCTCTTGCGGCCGCATCTCGGATTGCAACTACCACTTCTCCTGTGTTCGTCCAAGCTCCAGGAGAGAAAGGGTTCACTAACTTTGCTATTGATTTCTTGATGGGTGGTGTTTCTGCTGCTGTCTCGAAGACCGCTGCTGCTCCCATTGAGCGTGTCAAGCTTTTGATTCAAAACCAGGATGAGATGCTCAAGGCTGGCAGGCTCTCTCAGCCTTACAAGGGTATTGGTGACTGTTTCGGCAGGACAATTAAGGATGAGGGCTTTGGTTCGTTGTGGAGAGGAAACACTGCTAACGTTATCCGTTACTTCCCCACTCAG GCCTTGAACTTTGCATTCAAAGATTACTTCAAGAGGCTTTTCAACTTCAAGAAAGACAAGGATGGCTACTGGAAGTGGTTTGCTGGTAACTTGGCATCTGGAGGTGCTGCTGGTGCCTCATCCCTTCTCTTTGTGTACTCTCTTGACTATGCACGTACCCGTCTTGCCAATGACTCTAAGTCTGCCAAGAAAGGAGGTGAAAGGCAGTTCAATGGTCTTGTTGATGTCTACAAGAAGACCCTCAGGTCGGATGGTATTGCTGGACTTTACCGTGGATTCAACATCTCCTGTGCTGGTATTATTGTCTACCGTGGTCTCTACTTTGGACTGTACGACTCTGTGAAGCCTGTTCTTCTCACTGGAGACATGCAG GACAGCTTCTTCGCTAGTTTTGCTCTTGGATGGCTCATCACCAATGGAGCGGGTCTTGCATCCTACCCGATTGACACGGTCCGAAGAAGAATGATGATGACATCAGGTGAAGCAGTGAAGTACAAGAGTTCGATGGATGCCTTCCAACAGATCCTGAAGAACGAAGGAGCCAAGTCACTGTTCAAGGGTGCTGGTGCCAACATCCTGCGTGCTATTGCAGGTGCTGGTGTGCTTGCTGGCTACGACAAGCTTCAGTTAATCGTCTTCGGCAAGAAGTACGGATCTGGAGGTGCCTCAGTTACTAAATCCCCTAGTCACTTATAA